In Brevibacillus brevis, a genomic segment contains:
- a CDS encoding cell division FtsA domain-containing protein, which yields MSEHTETATKELIFSLDIGTRSVVGLIVEADHEQYRVLDLAIREHDERSMLDGQIHDIVAVAKVIRQIKEELEQKFGPLHQVAVAAAGRSLRTRRVRTDMPLSRHAFINREDVLALEFAAVQEAQAQLAQELKDQDVTRYYCVGYSVVNYYLDGEVIGSLIDQRGDTASADVIATFLPRVVVDSLIAALKRCDLEMKALTLEPIAAINVLIPVTMRRLNIALVDIGAGTSDVALTEEGAITAYGMVPVAGDEITDALMNAFLLDFPMAEEVKRVLSTQESVSFTDILGMEHTMTAAEVTAAIDADIHLLAEKIAFKILELNGKAPQAVMLIGGGSLTPGLTAKVAQVLNIPAARVAVRGGDAIKQYVGDHPQLSGPEFVTPVGIAVAARRHPLRYVTVTVNDAPLRIFDLRKMTLGDALVGAGLDIRRLYGRPGLAMTVTVNGRMKMIPGKHGTPPVIEKNGEAAGLDAPLVDGDQIVIVPGQDGEDARIQAKDLLDQLDTLEIHCNGRPLSLGPVILVNGKPQSLEAAVPDRSEVEIRLPRTVGEVLQIAGVLSESGQDETPSQPYQFTVNGHSYSIPSRSTTIELNGKTASASDYIRQGDELLYRVEDVPLPTIRDVIPLEEWVQETITVHFNGEPVVLPVAQVTITMDGKTAQAEDLILDGAVITVKSAPAATPVFSDVFRYVDVSLEKPDRESITGFVMLVNGEVASFQTELKSGDKLELYWD from the coding sequence TTGTCTGAGCATACGGAAACAGCTACCAAAGAGCTGATCTTTTCATTAGATATCGGAACGCGCAGCGTGGTCGGCCTGATCGTAGAGGCTGACCACGAACAATACCGGGTCCTGGACCTGGCCATTCGGGAGCATGACGAGCGTTCCATGCTGGACGGGCAGATCCACGACATTGTCGCGGTCGCCAAAGTGATTCGGCAAATCAAGGAAGAGCTGGAGCAAAAATTCGGGCCGCTCCACCAGGTAGCGGTCGCAGCTGCAGGCCGTTCCCTGCGCACCCGGAGAGTCCGGACGGACATGCCCCTCTCCCGCCATGCCTTTATCAACCGGGAAGACGTGCTTGCGCTGGAATTCGCCGCCGTCCAGGAAGCCCAGGCCCAGCTGGCGCAAGAGCTGAAAGACCAGGATGTCACCCGTTATTACTGCGTCGGATACAGCGTCGTGAACTACTATCTGGACGGCGAAGTCATCGGCAGCCTGATCGATCAGCGGGGGGATACCGCGAGTGCGGATGTCATCGCCACCTTCCTTCCACGGGTGGTCGTCGACTCTCTGATCGCCGCTCTCAAGAGGTGCGACCTGGAAATGAAGGCGCTGACGCTGGAGCCGATCGCCGCCATCAACGTACTGATTCCGGTCACGATGCGCCGTTTGAACATCGCCCTCGTCGATATCGGGGCCGGCACGTCGGACGTCGCCTTGACGGAAGAAGGGGCGATTACCGCTTACGGAATGGTCCCGGTGGCCGGAGACGAGATTACGGATGCACTCATGAACGCCTTCCTGCTGGACTTCCCGATGGCGGAGGAAGTGAAGCGGGTGCTTTCCACCCAGGAGTCCGTCTCGTTTACCGACATTTTGGGCATGGAGCACACCATGACCGCGGCAGAAGTGACAGCGGCAATCGATGCCGACATTCACCTGCTGGCGGAGAAAATCGCGTTTAAGATCCTGGAATTGAATGGAAAGGCACCGCAAGCCGTCATGCTGATCGGCGGAGGCAGTCTCACCCCCGGCCTGACCGCGAAAGTGGCGCAGGTGCTGAACATCCCAGCCGCGCGGGTGGCTGTCCGCGGCGGTGATGCGATCAAGCAATACGTCGGGGACCACCCGCAGCTTAGCGGACCCGAGTTCGTCACACCGGTCGGGATCGCGGTCGCTGCCCGCAGGCATCCGCTCCGCTACGTCACGGTCACGGTCAATGACGCGCCTCTGCGGATCTTTGACCTGCGCAAAATGACGCTGGGCGATGCCTTGGTCGGCGCGGGCCTGGACATTCGCCGCCTCTACGGGCGACCCGGACTGGCTATGACGGTCACGGTCAACGGCAGAATGAAGATGATCCCGGGCAAGCACGGCACTCCTCCCGTGATCGAGAAAAACGGGGAAGCGGCCGGGTTGGACGCCCCGCTCGTGGACGGCGATCAAATCGTCATCGTGCCCGGGCAGGACGGAGAAGACGCGCGTATACAAGCCAAGGATTTGCTGGACCAGTTGGACACGCTGGAAATACACTGCAACGGCCGGCCTCTTTCTCTCGGTCCGGTCATCCTGGTCAACGGCAAGCCGCAATCGCTAGAGGCGGCGGTGCCGGACCGCAGCGAGGTAGAGATCCGCTTGCCGCGTACGGTGGGAGAAGTGCTGCAAATCGCCGGCGTGCTATCTGAATCCGGGCAGGACGAGACTCCATCCCAGCCCTACCAGTTCACGGTAAACGGCCATTCGTATTCAATCCCGTCCCGCTCCACCACGATCGAGCTAAACGGCAAGACTGCCTCGGCTTCCGATTACATCCGTCAGGGCGACGAGCTGCTGTATCGGGTGGAAGATGTGCCGTTGCCGACGATTCGGGACGTGATCCCGCTGGAAGAGTGGGTGCAGGAGACGATCACGGTCCATTTCAACGGGGAGCCTGTCGTCTTGCCGGTGGCCCAGGTGACGATCACAATGGACGGCAAGACTGCCCAGGCCGAGGACCTCATCTTGGACGGAGCGGTGATCACTGTCAAGTCGGCGCCTGCCGCCACACCTGTATTCAGCGATGTATTCCGCTACGTCGACGTCTCTTTGGAAAAACCGGATCGAGAAAGCATCACTGGCTTCGTGATGCTGGTAAATGGGGAGGTCGCCTCCTTTCAGACAGAGCTGAAAAGCGGAGACAAGCTGGAGCTGTATTGGGACTAA
- the ytxJ gene encoding bacillithiol system redox-active protein YtxJ → MAQKQLHSTEELDQFVAEGGKRLLFKHSTTCPISAAAYGEFQAFLQEQEVPSAVIFVIEDRPVSNAVAERFAIKHESPQIFLLEEGQVKWHTSHWKITKDAIADAMKA, encoded by the coding sequence ATGGCACAAAAGCAGCTCCATTCCACCGAAGAACTCGATCAGTTTGTCGCGGAAGGCGGAAAAAGGCTCTTGTTCAAGCACAGCACCACCTGCCCGATCAGCGCGGCGGCGTACGGGGAGTTTCAAGCGTTTTTGCAGGAGCAGGAAGTGCCCTCGGCCGTCATTTTCGTAATCGAAGACCGTCCGGTATCCAATGCGGTGGCAGAGCGGTTCGCCATCAAGCATGAGTCCCCGCAAATCTTCCTGCTGGAAGAAGGACAAGTCAAATGGCACACCTCCCACTGGAAAATCACCAAGGATGCCATTGCGGATGCCATGAAAGCCTAA
- the yjcZ gene encoding sporulation protein YjcZ, translating into MSSIFNGEFDGFTIVLILFILLVIVGCGCD; encoded by the coding sequence ATGAGTAGCATTTTCAACGGCGAATTCGACGGGTTCACCATTGTATTGATTCTGTTCATCCTGCTCGTGATCGTCGGCTGCGGCTGCGATTGA
- a CDS encoding aminopeptidase: MKDPRIEKLADVLVNYSTRVQPGEHVLIYAIGQVTDLVKAVIAKVYAAGGNPYVQLIDQTVQRELLLHANETQLEVMREADVAFMKKMDCYIGIRGADNISELADVPGDKMQMYSKLFQRPVLDVRVPETRWVILRYPNASMAQLANMSTDAFEDFYFKVCTLDYGKMDKAMDSLVELMEKTDKVRLTGPGTDLTFSIKGIPAIKCAGNANIPDGEVFTAPVRDSVNGTISYNTPSPYQGYTYENIKLTFKDGKIIEATANNTEKINEVFDTDEGARYVGEFAIGVNPFIQNPMKDILFDEKIDGSFHFTPGQAYEEAFNGNKSSIHWDLVMIQRPEWGGGEIWFDDRLIRKDGRFVIPELECLNPENLK, translated from the coding sequence ATGAAAGATCCACGTATCGAAAAACTGGCGGATGTGCTGGTCAACTACTCCACACGGGTGCAGCCGGGTGAACACGTATTGATTTATGCGATCGGGCAAGTCACCGACCTGGTGAAAGCCGTCATCGCCAAGGTATATGCTGCAGGGGGCAACCCTTACGTTCAACTGATCGATCAAACCGTCCAGCGCGAGCTCTTGCTCCATGCCAATGAGACACAGCTGGAAGTCATGCGGGAAGCAGATGTTGCCTTCATGAAGAAAATGGATTGCTACATCGGCATTCGCGGGGCAGACAACATCAGCGAACTGGCTGATGTCCCGGGCGACAAAATGCAAATGTACTCCAAGCTCTTTCAGCGCCCTGTCCTGGACGTCCGCGTACCGGAAACCAGATGGGTCATCCTGCGCTACCCGAATGCGTCCATGGCCCAGCTCGCGAATATGAGCACAGACGCCTTCGAAGATTTTTACTTCAAGGTGTGCACACTCGACTACGGCAAAATGGACAAAGCGATGGACAGCCTGGTAGAGCTGATGGAAAAGACGGACAAGGTGCGCCTCACCGGTCCCGGAACCGACCTGACCTTCTCGATCAAAGGCATCCCGGCGATCAAATGCGCCGGAAACGCGAACATTCCCGACGGCGAAGTGTTTACTGCCCCTGTGCGCGACTCTGTCAACGGGACCATCTCCTACAACACTCCTTCGCCCTACCAGGGCTATACGTATGAAAATATCAAGCTGACTTTCAAGGATGGCAAAATCATCGAGGCGACCGCGAACAATACCGAAAAAATCAACGAAGTGTTCGATACGGACGAAGGGGCCCGCTACGTCGGCGAGTTTGCCATTGGGGTCAACCCGTTCATCCAGAACCCGATGAAAGACATCCTGTTCGACGAGAAGATCGACGGAAGCTTCCACTTCACGCCCGGACAAGCCTACGAAGAAGCCTTCAACGGCAACAAGTCCTCCATCCACTGGGATCTGGTCATGATCCAGCGGCCGGAATGGGGCGGCGGCGAGATCTGGTTTGACGACCGTCTGATCCGCAAAGACGGGCGCTTCGTCATCCCTGAGCTCGAGTGCCTGAACCCCGAAAACCTGAAGTAA
- a CDS encoding PadR family transcriptional regulator has translation MDVKTIILGFLSYGEMSGYDIKQAFTNSIGFFYDASFGAIYPALRKLEEEGHVTKQEIIQSGKPNKILYRITDTGKETFRQEIQTPIVPPVLRSDMLVKIFFGKSRSPEEQQELLDSCIEIQRHLLEQSRATFSKLSAEFDEYQRFCWEYTIHHLESTIAFLEQKSPSLLKQPACSVPV, from the coding sequence ATGGATGTCAAAACGATCATACTTGGTTTCTTGAGCTATGGCGAGATGAGCGGGTACGACATAAAGCAGGCGTTTACCAACAGCATCGGCTTCTTCTACGACGCGAGCTTCGGAGCGATCTATCCGGCTCTTAGAAAGCTGGAGGAAGAGGGGCACGTGACGAAACAGGAGATTATCCAATCCGGCAAACCAAACAAAATTTTGTACCGGATTACGGATACGGGAAAAGAGACGTTCCGCCAAGAAATTCAGACGCCGATCGTACCGCCTGTGCTGCGTTCTGACATGTTGGTCAAAATCTTCTTCGGGAAAAGCCGAAGCCCGGAAGAGCAGCAGGAATTGCTCGACAGCTGTATAGAGATTCAGCGCCATCTGCTGGAGCAAAGCAGGGCTACATTCAGCAAACTGTCAGCCGAGTTTGACGAATATCAGCGTTTTTGCTGGGAATATACCATCCATCACTTGGAGTCGACCATTGCGTTTCTGGAGCAAAAGTCGCCCAGCCTGCTCAAACAGCCGGCGTGTTCCGTTCCCGTGTAG
- a CDS encoding trypsin-like peptidase domain-containing protein: MKSKKWSHYTRVKYPVSSSSLHPFNFFVPIVERVQEGVVSIVTEDAPHSKNVDSLIRSLINEEEQPNTTERSFGSGFLFHPKGYILTSEHVIGKSKNIYVKLFNGRVFEAQRILSDRVRDYAVIKIDADCRLFPLPLGSSAHTKVGEWVISVGSPPVAKEAK; the protein is encoded by the coding sequence GTGAAAAGTAAAAAATGGTCCCATTATACGCGGGTAAAGTACCCCGTGAGCAGCAGCAGTTTGCATCCCTTCAACTTTTTCGTGCCTATCGTAGAACGTGTGCAAGAGGGAGTGGTCTCCATCGTCACCGAGGATGCTCCCCATTCCAAAAACGTGGACTCCTTGATTCGCAGTCTGATCAACGAAGAAGAACAGCCAAATACCACGGAGCGAAGTTTTGGCTCCGGCTTCCTCTTTCACCCGAAGGGGTATATCCTCACCAGCGAACACGTTATCGGCAAATCCAAAAACATTTACGTCAAGCTCTTCAACGGGCGCGTATTCGAAGCGCAGCGCATTCTGTCCGATCGGGTACGCGACTACGCCGTCATCAAGATCGATGCCGATTGCCGCTTGTTTCCGCTGCCCTTGGGGAGCTCCGCCCATACCAAAGTAGGGGAATGGGTCATCAGCGTCGGTTCCCCGCCTGTCGCCAAAGAGGCAAAATGA
- a CDS encoding YheC/YheD family protein, which translates to MPAKKVIGILTWREGMRFAEPGYLRRLVAAGRKLGADVFLFSHQDVFARGRKIRGFVPKANGGWESGWHPWPQIVIDRYRRRVPAYMKLRHSGLFDFANSPFSKKWRVTQLLASDERVQQWIPATSVYSPERFKAMLKRYPILYVKPGNGTGGRGIAKVVARANGYEISGRDKRYGQRTASLRTAEQAGSWVKRWVRDESIQGGNFLVQQGLDLGLVPRRVTDVRLLIQKDGKGEWRVTGCGARVGKSGSATSNLHGGGKAVPFHVLVAKRFGEEQAGTILRECHQMAHQVARVLEERFGRMMEFGLDIGVDVDGKVWLIEVNPKPGREVFRQMGELALYEEAIRRPVQFALHLIEEKAKQNPSKDLSGERSVI; encoded by the coding sequence ATGCCAGCGAAAAAAGTCATCGGGATCTTGACGTGGAGAGAGGGGATGCGCTTTGCGGAGCCGGGCTACCTGCGCAGACTGGTCGCAGCTGGCCGAAAGCTGGGAGCCGATGTGTTCTTGTTCTCCCACCAGGACGTATTCGCGCGGGGGAGGAAAATCCGCGGATTCGTTCCCAAGGCAAACGGTGGATGGGAGAGCGGGTGGCATCCATGGCCGCAGATCGTCATCGACCGTTACCGGAGGCGGGTGCCCGCCTATATGAAGCTGCGCCATAGCGGTCTGTTTGACTTTGCCAACAGCCCGTTCAGCAAAAAGTGGAGAGTGACCCAGCTTCTCGCAAGCGACGAAAGGGTCCAGCAGTGGATACCCGCTACTAGCGTATACTCGCCGGAAAGGTTCAAAGCCATGCTGAAGCGGTACCCGATTCTTTACGTGAAGCCCGGCAACGGGACAGGCGGAAGAGGCATCGCAAAGGTCGTCGCGCGGGCAAACGGATACGAGATCTCGGGACGCGACAAGCGCTACGGACAGCGGACGGCTAGCCTCCGTACAGCGGAGCAGGCGGGAAGCTGGGTGAAGCGATGGGTCCGTGATGAAAGCATTCAGGGTGGCAATTTTCTGGTTCAGCAAGGGCTCGATCTGGGGCTTGTCCCTCGCCGGGTAACGGACGTGCGGCTGTTGATCCAAAAGGACGGGAAAGGCGAATGGCGGGTGACGGGATGCGGTGCGAGAGTCGGGAAAAGCGGCAGCGCCACCTCCAATTTGCACGGTGGGGGAAAGGCCGTACCGTTCCATGTACTGGTTGCCAAGCGGTTTGGCGAGGAACAGGCGGGGACGATCTTGCGCGAATGCCATCAGATGGCCCATCAGGTTGCGCGTGTGCTCGAGGAGCGGTTTGGCCGCATGATGGAATTCGGCCTGGATATCGGAGTGGATGTGGACGGAAAGGTCTGGCTGATCGAAGTGAACCCAAAACCGGGGAGGGAAGTCTTCCGCCAGATGGGAGAACTGGCTCTTTACGAGGAGGCGATCCGAAGACCCGTTCAGTTTGCCCTGCATCTGATCGAGGAAAAAGCAAAACAAAATCCTTCGAAAGACCTTTCGGGCGAACGAAGCGTCATCTAA
- a CDS encoding helix-turn-helix domain-containing protein: MSQDFCGEHMCPKYEGAMNVLGKRWTGLILHVLMRGTVRFKDIREMVPHMSDKMLSERLKELEELEILERKVYPEIPVRIEYELTEKGKDLRPVVESIHEWGQKWM, translated from the coding sequence ATGAGTCAAGATTTTTGTGGCGAACACATGTGTCCGAAGTACGAAGGGGCGATGAACGTCCTGGGAAAACGCTGGACGGGCTTGATCCTCCACGTGCTGATGCGCGGCACGGTACGCTTCAAGGACATCCGGGAAATGGTCCCGCATATGAGCGACAAGATGTTGTCGGAACGGCTGAAGGAACTCGAAGAGCTGGAAATCCTGGAGCGGAAAGTGTACCCGGAGATTCCCGTTCGGATCGAATACGAACTCACAGAAAAAGGAAAGGATCTGCGTCCTGTTGTCGAATCCATACACGAATGGGGACAAAAATGGATGTAG
- a CDS encoding recombinase family protein, whose protein sequence is MRTAVYIRVSTDDQAREGFSIPAQREKLLAYVHSQDWTVSDLYVDEGASAKDTNRPELARLLADVRSGGIDVVLVYRLDRLTRSVLDLYRLLQEFEEYGVRFKSCTEVYDTTTAMGRLFITLVAALAQWERENLGERVRLGMEQMVKERKRPGGPPPYGYELADGKLAVHPEEASVVRMMFESYNRGESPRSIAEHANRGGARGKNGARWSAGAVLRLLKNPVYYGALRWNFTDSGQRQNAPDEWLLEEAAHPAIVGEDLFRQVQDRIGQRGSRHPRVLSSSLLFSGLLYCSRCGSPMRGKTTRIGKRDGGCASHTYYTCRAKRTGTGACDAAAIREDLLELALLGQLLLYPQPIREAAAAAWNTARLSAGRETGSVEAELSAKRRRWEKAYEEGLITLPAFRAKLDELDDLARKASRPLLRSASSDTACGQADSGCPTDYRALLDWREVWSFATREEKRQLITTLVERLDAEALTTSRRNRQVRLTHLLFR, encoded by the coding sequence ATGCGGACAGCTGTCTACATTCGGGTCAGTACGGATGATCAGGCTCGCGAAGGCTTTTCTATCCCTGCTCAGCGGGAAAAGCTGCTTGCGTACGTGCACTCCCAGGACTGGACTGTCTCTGACCTGTACGTGGATGAGGGGGCAAGCGCCAAGGATACCAACCGGCCCGAGCTTGCGCGGCTTTTGGCTGACGTGCGCAGCGGCGGGATCGACGTGGTCCTCGTCTATCGGCTGGATCGGCTTACGCGGTCTGTACTCGATCTGTATCGGCTGCTTCAGGAATTCGAGGAGTACGGTGTCCGATTCAAGAGCTGTACCGAGGTATACGATACGACGACGGCGATGGGCCGCCTGTTCATTACGCTGGTGGCTGCCTTGGCGCAGTGGGAGCGGGAAAACCTGGGTGAGCGCGTCAGGCTCGGGATGGAACAGATGGTCAAGGAACGGAAACGGCCTGGCGGACCGCCTCCATACGGCTATGAGCTGGCGGATGGCAAGCTGGCAGTCCATCCCGAAGAAGCCTCCGTCGTACGCATGATGTTTGAGAGCTACAACCGAGGCGAGTCGCCGCGCAGCATTGCGGAGCACGCCAATCGCGGGGGAGCGAGGGGGAAAAACGGGGCGCGCTGGAGCGCCGGAGCGGTTTTGCGCCTGTTGAAAAACCCTGTGTACTACGGAGCCCTGCGCTGGAATTTTACGGACTCCGGCCAGCGGCAAAACGCTCCTGACGAATGGCTGCTGGAAGAAGCGGCCCACCCCGCCATTGTCGGGGAAGACTTGTTTCGTCAGGTGCAGGATCGGATCGGGCAGCGCGGTTCCCGGCATCCCCGGGTCCTCTCTTCGTCTCTGCTGTTTTCCGGGCTGCTATATTGCTCTCGCTGCGGCTCGCCCATGCGCGGGAAGACGACGCGAATCGGCAAAAGAGACGGCGGCTGCGCTTCGCACACCTACTACACGTGCCGTGCGAAGCGCACCGGCACCGGCGCCTGCGATGCCGCTGCCATTCGCGAAGACCTGCTGGAGCTGGCCCTGCTCGGCCAACTGCTGCTGTATCCGCAGCCGATCCGGGAGGCAGCTGCTGCTGCATGGAACACGGCCCGGCTTTCAGCGGGCAGGGAGACTGGATCGGTGGAAGCCGAGCTTTCGGCCAAGCGAAGACGATGGGAAAAAGCCTACGAAGAAGGGCTGATCACCTTGCCTGCCTTTCGGGCAAAGCTGGATGAGCTTGACGATTTGGCGAGAAAAGCTTCCCGTCCGCTTCTCCGGTCAGCTTCGAGCGACACGGCTTGCGGCCAAGCGGATTCAGGCTGCCCAACCGATTACCGTGCGCTTCTCGACTGGAGAGAGGTGTGGTCCTTCGCCACCCGCGAGGAAAAACGGCAACTGATCACGACGCTGGTTGAGCGGTTGGATGCCGAAGCCCTCACCACTTCCAGACGCAACCGCCAAGTGCGCCTGACCCATTTGCTCTTTCGCTGA
- a CDS encoding trypsin-like peptidase domain-containing protein yields the protein MENSVTAGIISAKNRRLQVAKRLYEEIFQTDAAINPGNSGGPLINLNGEVIGLNAFIIQSSQCLGFAIGIDALKNQLDHYVFK from the coding sequence TTGGAAAATTCGGTCACAGCAGGGATCATCAGCGCAAAAAACCGCCGCTTGCAGGTCGCCAAGCGACTGTACGAGGAAATATTCCAGACGGACGCCGCCATCAATCCCGGGAACAGCGGCGGACCGCTCATCAACCTGAACGGAGAAGTCATTGGACTGAATGCGTTTATCATTCAGTCGAGCCAGTGTCTGGGCTTTGCCATCGGAATCGACGCTCTGAAAAACCAGTTGGACCATTACGTATTCAAATGA
- a CDS encoding DUF2325 domain-containing protein: MSSILVIGGDRLGNIIDFLQERGFQEIHHVTGRKSSQTGVKIPSGIHMILVLTDYVNHNLAKTVKSQAKDRELPILFCKRSCSAIAKAFHKTA; the protein is encoded by the coding sequence ATGTCATCGATTCTGGTCATTGGCGGAGATCGCCTGGGAAATATCATCGATTTTTTGCAGGAGAGAGGATTCCAGGAAATCCATCACGTAACGGGGCGCAAAAGCTCGCAGACCGGCGTGAAAATTCCTTCGGGGATTCACATGATTCTCGTGCTGACGGACTATGTCAATCACAATTTGGCCAAAACCGTAAAGAGCCAGGCAAAAGACCGGGAACTGCCCATCTTGTTCTGCAAACGCTCGTGTTCGGCCATCGCCAAAGCTTTTCACAAGACGGCGTAA
- a CDS encoding IMEF encapsulin system ferritin-like cargo protein, which yields MQDFSQLHAIFDRTRGYINRFMGIIQPIIDAAQDEHTRLYYHHILEEEEQRLGRLEELIPHLAELSAENKPDQLSDRELSQLLSDINLERFGLHNFREHLELSLYEFRDEETRQTLDGMREKTHADYLQVKEIMSRLSERFSDVYHADLTDHDEGHDVHQVDHLKASANAPQGVASVIKHAPAPAPGKKGLTVGSLKGL from the coding sequence GTGCAAGACTTTTCCCAGCTGCACGCCATATTCGATCGAACAAGAGGGTATATCAACCGCTTCATGGGCATTATTCAACCGATCATTGACGCTGCCCAGGACGAGCATACCCGACTGTACTATCACCACATTTTGGAAGAAGAAGAGCAGCGCTTGGGCCGTCTGGAAGAACTGATTCCGCACCTGGCAGAACTGTCTGCCGAAAACAAGCCGGATCAGCTGAGCGACCGCGAGCTGTCCCAACTGCTTTCGGATATCAATCTGGAACGTTTTGGCCTGCACAATTTCCGCGAGCATCTGGAGCTGTCCCTGTATGAATTCCGGGACGAGGAGACCCGCCAGACGCTTGACGGCATGCGCGAGAAGACGCACGCCGACTACCTTCAGGTAAAAGAGATCATGAGCAGGCTGAGCGAACGCTTCTCCGACGTCTATCACGCCGATCTCACCGATCACGACGAAGGACATGACGTCCATCAGGTGGACCATCTGAAAGCGTCCGCGAACGCCCCGCAAGGCGTCGCTTCCGTGATCAAGCACGCTCCTGCCCCCGCTCCCGGGA